NNNNNNNNNNNNNNNNNNNNNNNNNNNNNNNNNNNNNNNNNNNNNNNNNNNNNNNNNNNNNNNNNNNNNNNNNNNNNNNNNNNNNNNNNNNNNNNNNNNNNNNNNNNNNNNNNNNNNNNNNNNNNNNNNNNNNNNNNNNNNNNNNNNNNNNNNNNNNNNNNNNNNNNNNNNNNNNNNNNNNNNNNNNNNNNNNNNNNNNNNNNNNNNNNNNNNNNNNNNNNNNNNNNNNNNNNNNNNNNNNNNNNNNNNNNNNNNNNNNNNNNNNNNNNNNNNNNNNNTCCTGGTTGAGCGCCGCCcgcccccctccctctctcccctggaCGCCGCACGCGCCGCAGCCTCTTCCATCGACGCGCGCCTCCATCCCAGAAACGGGGAGATCGCCGGGCTTCTCAGATGGCCAGAGGTGGCGCCACACGGCGTCCCCCCAGGAGCCACGGGGACCCTGAACCGGGCGCGCCCCGGCCCGCCGCGACCGCCGCCGCGGCAGCGCGGCGCGGTCGGCGCAGTTGGTGGCATCAGCTTCCCGCACCCTTGACGCGCTTCATGCCCGCAAGCCCCGGGACCCTGCTTCTCTGGGTGACCTTCATCAGCTTCCTGGTATACTTCTCATGGCCGTATGTGGAGTTTCGTTTGGCGAAGCGCGGGATGGAACGCTCAGTGACGCCACTTGATGCGCCCCTGATGATGGATCTTCCTCAGGTGACGATACGTAGTCCCTGCCGTCATTCCTATCAACACTTGCTATGTTAGAAACATCCTAATTGCTCCGTTAGGTGTTGTTATTATTGAAGTTATTATAGTATTATTCATGCTTTGCTAACCAGTGCGTAGTGGACTTTAGAACAATAAGGGAATGGGCCACCGCTATTCTACGTTCGAACAGCAGGTTGACATATCTGGCTTAGATGAACTGGGGCTAAACATTCAATTACATTAGTGCAACAAACTACAATTATATGTTTTCTCAGAGCTCCAGCGAAGCAATTGTTAAGCGCTAGTGAAATTTACCCAGTTCTGGATGGTTTATATGTGATGTAAGGCTCCATTTTATTGTATGTTTTGGTACCATACAGATTATATTCCTGATGCAGTGATGCTTAGTATTGTCTGTATGCAGTTCCAAGGCGAACATCAGGAGAGCTTGTATTGGGGAACTTACAGGCCGAACTTATATCTGGGAATTCGTGCTAGGTGCTTCACTTCACCCATCTCTTTTCTCTTGCCCTTTTTACAATTCTAGTTATGATGATTCTCTCTCTTAGTCATCTTGGAATATCTATGCCAATTCATCTGACGAACATTTGGCACACTTCCCTAAAAAAAGAACATTAGGCACACATATATGTTTTGTTCTCTCATTTGGTTAGTACGCATGTGGAGGTGTGATGTACTCTTTTTGCTACTGGTTCAGCTTGCTATTTTATTGTTTATTATGTTGATTATGTACTGCCAAGCCTGTGAAAAATCATGCCGCTGCAATTTATATTACAGAACCCCACGATCTCTCTTAGCTGGGTTGATGTGGCTTGACATgagaaatggacaatattctcttcGTCACACTTGCCAAGATTTTGATAAGCTTATCAAGCATGGGTGGGAGGCTCACAATGGCAGGGACTATGGACGTCAAGAGTTGATTGATCATGCTTTACGTTTGACCACTAGCTTCCTCAAAGAGAAAGGAGAGGGAAGTGGCTACGGTGGAGATTGGGTTGTTCGACTGGAGGCACAGGACAAGAGGTATTCATCTGTTGCAAACTGAAAGAAATCATGTTTTAAACAAAGTAGTTTGTAGAATTATTTAGTGTCAAGCATGAGAAAGATATCATCTGTTATTGCTTTGCTTGCTACCTGAACATTGTATAAGGAATCAAAAGAAATTCATCTCGCCTTTATTTTAGGTCAAGTTTAAGTGAAGCCCAACAAAGCGCAACACATCTATTCTTCTATATTGCCGACGAAGATAGAAATTTGATCACTGTGGGCTCACATGAGACTTATTTAAGTGGTCATGCTCTTTTGGCGTTTGGGTTACATGACGATATTGGTGGCTGGGAGCTCCATTTGGGATCTAAGGTATACATTCTGATACTCATAACTTTAGCTTTTGTTTGGTATTTCTTACTATTAGTGTGGCGATATAATGACCCATGGTTGATATTTATGTTGTCACATATGAACTCTTTTCTCACAGGACAATGTGGAAATTCACAGAGCTGGGTTCCAGTCGATCAACATGCATGAACTAACTGATCTTGTTGAGCAAACACTAAGGAAAAATGTACCGTCTTAACTCTTTTTGTTTACCATATTATTGGAATACAAGTTTTAGAAACTTGCGTATCTCTGTATTATGTTCTGAAGTAGTGTTTTGCAATGCATTTAGCTGATTCTTTGGATCTTTCTAGGAAATGCAAACTGGGAACCTTAACCTACCAGACATGATTGAAGACTCTTCAAATATAATGATCTATCAGGTACTTCAAAGGAGACAACATgtattacatcaatatgaattcACAATCATACAACCTTATATATGTATCAACTGTGAACCCTAGAATAGGTCAACATACACCaggtgctttatttatgttttctcTGTGTTTTTACAGGTTTCCATAAAACTTCCTGCCATAATAGACATAGTGTTCTTGTCAGGAGCTGGCTTAGACAATTCAATGATTGCAGAGCGTGTTAAAAGGCTGACAGGTGAGTTTGCTGCATAGTGCATAATCTGTAGAGATATGATCTGTTCACATGGGATTCATGTCTATCATCCATGATATGCATGCACTGAACATTTTGAAGGAGGAAACATGTGCTATTGGCTTCGTTTTTGTTTCCTTGCATAGATATCATGCCTCTTTTTACCTGCATGTTTGGTTTCTGTTTAACCTGAAATCTAGGAATTTTGAACGCACTAGCTGAACGCCCatgcgttgccatgtcatttttatTTTTTATCGTCGCAAATGTCCAGGTGTAAACTAAAAATGAACGAGAACATTCATGTATATAGAAAAGATAGCCACATAATATCATAAAATCGTTTAAATCTTACAAAACTTGCGTTGTACTTGAAGTATCTATTCCTCACATGTACTACATAGTCTACATATATACTCCACGAGGGTCATCGCAATACAAGACATAATCATATGGTTTCAAATTATTTCACAAAAACTGCTCACTGAGTGCATATTACCTAGTGCACAAACACAAGGGTTCCGTTATGCAATGTACATCGAGGACGTGTACCAattaaaagggcagcccggtgcatgtagctccatcttgcgcagggtctggggaagggtccgaccactttgggtctattgtacgcagcctttccctacatttctgtaagaggctgtttccaggacgtgTACCAATTAAGTTGCTGAAATCTTTCACCAGCTGTTTCGAGTTCTGACAGTGTGTTTGAATGCCTGCAAAACAGAAGTTAGATGTTGATTCTAAAACTGTGTTTCATTTGTTAAAAGGAACACACACTGTTGCAACAATATGGCAAAATTGTAGGAATGAAGTTTACCTTGGTATTTACTAAAAAATAAACCAATTAAAAAGAAAATTCGTCAGCATACTAACCTCCCAGGATAGTGGTGTGCAATTGCGTACTTGAAGACAAGGGCATGACAATGCTAGTCTTCCTGTGGAGGTAACAAAGAACTAATGCATGCAGCTGACAAGGATAGAATGAGAGAACAAATCGCTGCTCCTATGAATGCATATACACTGTTGAAGAACTGCTATTCTGTTCCTCTTGCTCTCTTGGCTTGCAGTTTGGTCTTTGTTGGAAGATACCGGAGGGGCGGTAAGGTACAGGTTCAGAAGGGGTTGTGGTGTTGAATTCTTACCCCTTTTTACCTGCATGTTTGGTTTCTGTTTAACCTGAAATTTAGGAATTTTGAAGTCATTGTTTCATTGTTTGTTAGTTGTTATATTAGTACTGACTTCACATTTTTAGGTCCCATGCTGAGCATGCGCCTTGAATCAAAACAGAAGCATTTTGAAGAGAGATACAATCACATTTTCAATGTCAATAATAAGGTGCCACCATGCAACTCATTGGATGAGCTTTGTGACTTTGTGATTTCCGCAATCTCTTTTTTTGCACTGGCGTGTctcaactatatatatatatatatatatatatatatatatatatatatatatatatatatatatatatatataattttcctAATCAAATCTGCATTTGCTTTCGTGTGTGTACATGATAGGCTGGTTCATTTTTGCTAGTGTTTGTGTGGTTGGCAGTTGCAGGACACTCTAAATGCAAATTGATCTCTTGCTAGGGAGATAAGTAGTGTTCTAGGAAGTAGATAAATCTTGACTAGAAAGGACGTCATGGATGTATGTTGATGTATTGTTGCTCTGATGCAGATCCTATCCAAAGAACTATCTGTTGGTAGAGTCGCCTTGTCAAGTCTTCTTGGTGGTATCGGCTACTTCTTCGGGCAGTCAAAAATTGCATTCCCAAAAAGTTTCATTGTAAGTTTGGGATTCATCTCATAATCTTATCTCTTCCCTTTTCCTCAGGGGTGTTGGCCGCATTACTCTGTGTATTGATCTGCTCATACTGGAACTCCTGTGTAGTTTATTTTTCTCATTAGAACTGTGTTCAATCTGTTAGTAGGCCAGATAGAAATTCTAAGTTATTGCATATCACCAAAAAATATAATGTTTGAAGCATTTCCATTGCAGCAAAAATATGGCGATAAACATATTCCATATTGGCCTGCAGCGCTATATACAGCCGTCCCAAGTCGCTCATTCTTCCCTAGGGGATTCCTGTGGCACGAGGGCTTCCATCAGTTAGTCATTTGGTAAGCATTTGATCAATTCATAATCTTTGATGCATCATGTGTGCTACACCATTTCTTTATCTGGACATTTTTGCTTTCATGCTATTGGTTTCTGTTTATTATTAACATGCACCGATTTACAGGCGCTGGGATGCTCAGATATCCATGGATATAATTGGTCATTGGTTAGATCTAATTAATGCAGATGGATGGATTCCAACAGACCAAATCTTAGGAGCTGAATCATTAAGGTTAGTGTCCACTAAAAACAAATAACTATGCTCATAGCTACTGATTTCTCAATTCCTTACATCTAGTTTTGGCTTCATGCAGCCTAGTACCCGAGAAGTTTGTTCTGCAGGACCCTTCCAATGGAAACCCTCTGACCTTATTTCTTGCGATACATGGTAGGGCATTAGTTCCTCCCTTGCTTTTTCATTTGTGTTTAGAATTGTGATATCTAAATTCTTTCCTAGATTTGCTGTTTAgttttgcaacttgcatgcttctaAATGACAAATGTTGAAATATAATCAGGATACAAATAAAAATTCCCCATCTTTGTCAATCTTCTTTTAATTAGGAAAAATGAGCAAGGAGCTCCTTAGGATTCATTAAAGAATGAGATGGCCAGATATGCGCCTTCCTCCTGGGACTTGAACTTGGGTAGTTTTGGAGGTTAAACAACTTTCCTACCATCAGTTGGCCACTGGCCTGTTCCCCGATAACCCTCCTACTTCAGATATCCAGCGCATATAAAATAATACTCATGCAAGTGAAAACATGGCTTAGAAGTTCTACAGATTTTGTGACATTAGTTGCTTTGGCGCATGCGTATAAAATTATGTGCTGAGAGACTTATTCGCATTGGCCAAGCATCAAACGCTTTTGTTAATGTTTTGATCTGGGCAATGAACAATTGTGATTAAGTGCTTTCAATTCTGTGAATTGAATCATGTTTTTTAATTTCTCATCTCAGACTTGGCAAGTGGCATGCGTGCAAACCAGTTTTCGGGTGAGGAAGCTGAAAAAATTTCCACTTTCCTTGAAAGGGCTTATGTACGGCTGAATTCTTGTTTTCAGTGGTTCAACAGTAGACAATCTGGTGAGGTTTGCTGTTCCCTTGTTTTATATTCTTTATTTACTCTTAAGATTGACTAACCATAGGTGGCTTTGCAAATGGATATAATCTATTTTTGTTCTGGCACGCATGGGGACTGTTCAGAAAATGCTTGAACATGCTGAATCAGCAAGCTGATATGATTAGATCTATAATCATCTGACCAAAGGCGCACTCTAATTGCAGTAAGCAAATTGGCACAATTCCGAGAAAGTAACCAAAGctaggccagaagtgaaaacagctaACACAGCTGATAAAATCGTCTTTTCTGTCGATCTTCTACATCAGAAGCTAACCCATTATGTTTCTACTTGTCATGTCCAGATTGCCTATCTGTTTCTCATTGATTTTTTTTTTACCTGGAAAATTTGTTTCTAGGGAAGTATGAAGGGACTTTTTTTTGGCATGGAAGAGACAGTATAACGATACGGGAGTTGAACCCAAAGGTTTTGGAACAGTTCTTAGTTGCTTGCTCCCACTACTGCTTATTAATTTGATAAAAGCTTTAGCTGTTGAGAATCGAGTTTCTTCCCTTGCCTTCTCTACATTACTGAAGCAGCATGATCACACTTAGTGTTGTACAGACATCGACATCTGGTTTGGATGACTATCCTCGTGCGTCTCACCCTAATGATGATGAACGCCATGTTGATCTTCGATGTTGGATGCTTCTTGCTACAAAATGTATGCGGTTAATTGCAGAATTGCTTAAAATGGACACCTATCTTGAGAAGGTACTGTATAAACATAACTTGTAGCTTTGCCTTAACCATTCTCCGAGTGTCTCTTCTTGAAACATTTTATTGAACTTCTACAGGATTACTATAATCTGTCAATTCAACTTTCGGATTTTGGGACCCTTAACAAGGTAATTCTCTGGAATTTCTGACAATTTCTTCTCATTTGTGGATGCTATCTTTTTTTAGATCAATCAGatatttatttttgaaaaaaagttgATGCATTATATTTTGGATTTGAATAAATGCATTCAACGGAATGCTAATAATTACAAATATGATACAATTTTCGTATGCAACCATTTTAACTAGACAAGCTGTTGAACGGTGGTGGTTAATGCTATCGAGAACTTCAGTGTGTATTTTTTATTTTACTTCCCGCCTAAATTTGAAGGGTAACATAAGAAAATATCTTGGGAGCAGTATTGGAGAAAAACATGCTGATCTTTCTATTTTCTGCGGAGTATTCCAATATTATGGTTTCCATATGCCAGTAGAAGACCATAAAGTATTGCACGAAAGGCTCAAATTCATGATATAATATGTGCTTATTTTTTTACTCAAATAGCAATATCTGCTACATGCTTTTTATCAACTGCCATTGAGTTTATGTATGTCATGAAGGTGTTCAAGCTATTATTTGTTAGATTCATTATTGTAAGTCTTCTCATCTTTACAGATGCACTTGGATGTTAAAAGTGGTGGCTATTTTGATTATGGTAAACATACAGAAAAGGTTGGTGTTGCATTTCCTCTGAATTTGTCATTACTTACCAGACATGATGATTTTGATTTTAAGATCATTGTTGAAGGTTCGGTTGAGATGGTATGAATTAGAAGGTAAGTATGCCATGAGACGGGTACTTTTAAGAGAGACATTACAGCCTCATCTGCAATTAGTACCCCATGTTGGTTATGTCAGCCTTTTCCCCTTCATGATGGGGGCCATTCCACCAGTAAGCTCTTAACTTCCATCTACTTGTTTCTCATTTTTAGTATTCTCCATCCCAGCTTAGTGATACTGACGCTCATCTGAACTGTACCAGAGTGATAAGCACCATTTAACTTTTTGCAGGAATCATGGGTTCTTGAGAAGCAGCTGGACATCATATCTGATAGGTCTATCTTGTGGACGGATTATGGCATTCGGTCACTTTCTAGAACAAGGTATACATCTAAAGGTCACTGTTTATTTCTCTTGGTGAAGGCACCTCAAACTTTGGAACTTACAGAACATCTATGTCAAAAAGCGTAACTGGCCAGTCATATTATACTTGTGTAATGTTATTATCGGCTAAACGGGCAACTGGATTCTGAATTATAATTTGCTGACCCATGGTCCAGTTCAATGTACATGAAGCGTAATATGCCACATGCTGCTCCGTCTTGGAGAGGTCCAATTTGGATAAACATGAACTACATGATTCTTTCGGCACTTCATCACTACTCACACGGTAAAATCTTTGACACTTGCTGTGAAACAAGTAATGTAGACTTTGGTAAACTTCACTGCGTGCACGCTGATCTTAACATCATCCTGTACTGCAGCGGACGGCCCGTACATGGGCAGGGCAGGTGAGCTGTATGATGAACTAAGATCGAACCTGATTCGGTACAGCCATCTTTCCTTCTCGCATGCTGATTGAAAGTAGTTGAAGCGTAACATCTCTTATAGTCTGCTCGCATTTTGTAGGAATATTGTGCATAATTACCATGAGACAGGCTTCTTCTGGGAGAAGTATGACCAGAAGAACAGAGGCAAGGGGAAGGGCGCGAGGTCATATACAGGATGGAGTTCACTTATAGTTTTGATAATGTCAGAGTCATACCTTAGCATTGCCGACTTATCCAATTAGCCACGTAGAAGGTAACGGTCCCAAACCACATAAATTTGATCACATATTGTTATTTTCCCATGTGCTGATAAAAGTTTAGACATCTCAGGCAGTAGAGCTATGGAGCAAAGATAATCCTTGCACAGTACCTGACCGCGCGGTGATTGGACGTTACAGCCCATACCGGTGTCAGTTTGCCACGAGTATTTGAGACATGTGAAGCCATCTGAGTCCGGACTGTGAAATACAAACCGTGACACGTCTGCATgtcccaatttttttttttttgcaaaatgtctGCATGTCCCATTGCTGTAAATATTTATGCCTTTCAATGGGACCGTTGGGTCCTCGTGTGCGTTAGGTCGGAAATTATTGTGTTTTGTTTCAAGAAAGTTCACCAGAGTTTCTACTCGGGTATATGAGTGCTATTTTTCATGAAAATTCGCATGATTAAATTCTACTGGATATTCATCTGTACCAAGTTTATTATACCTGAAAATTTGATTACCAATGTTAAAAAATGGCCCCTATTCCGCCAAAAAAAATGACCCACATGGCGCCTTGTGGGAGCGTCCGACACAGGTGGCCAGGGATGCCATGTCGGATATCGATAGGTGGGCCAGGCCTGGCAGTGGCACAACAGATCTACTTCACTTTACCTTTCTTCATTCCATTTCTCCCGCCCGATGCTCCTGTTTCCTGTCTAACCCACGCCCTCGTCGTCCACGCACACCGTTTGCCCCCCTCGCCGCCATGCTGTCGAAGGGACCAAAGGCGGCGACAATGAC
The Triticum dicoccoides isolate Atlit2015 ecotype Zavitan chromosome 3A, WEW_v2.0, whole genome shotgun sequence genome window above contains:
- the LOC119270373 gene encoding alpha-glucosidase 2-like, whose protein sequence is MARGGATRRPPRSHGDPEPGAPRPAATAAAAARRGRRSWWHQLPAPLTRFMPASPGTLLLWVTFISFLVYFSWPYVEFRLAKRGMERSVTPLDAPLMMDLPQFQGEHQESLYWGTYRPNLYLGIRARTPRSLLAGLMWLDMRNGQYSLRHTCQDFDKLIKHGWEAHNGRDYGRQELIDHALRLTTSFLKEKGEGSGYGGDWVVRLEAQDKRSSLSEAQQSATHLFFYIADEDRNLITVGSHETYLSGHALLAFGLHDDIGGWELHLGSKDNVEIHRAGFQSINMHELTDLVEQTLRKNEMQTGNLNLPDMIEDSSNIMIYQVSIKLPAIIDIVFLSGAGLDNSMIAERVKRLTGPMLSMRLESKQKHFEERYNHIFNVNNKILSKELSVGRVALSSLLGGIGYFFGQSKIAFPKSFIQKYGDKHIPYWPAALYTAVPSRSFFPRGFLWHEGFHQLVIWRWDAQISMDIIGHWLDLINADGWIPTDQILGAESLSLVPEKFVLQDPSNGNPLTLFLAIHDLASGMRANQFSGEEAEKISTFLERAYVRLNSCFQWFNSRQSGKYEGTFFWHGRDSITIRELNPKTSTSGLDDYPRASHPNDDERHVDLRCWMLLATKCMRLIAELLKMDTYLEKDYYNLSIQLSDFGTLNKMHLDVKSGGYFDYGKHTEKVRLRWYELEGKYAMRRVLLRETLQPHLQLVPHVGYVSLFPFMMGAIPPESWVLEKQLDIISDRSILWTDYGIRSLSRTSSMYMKRNMPHAAPSWRGPIWINMNYMILSALHHYSHADGPYMGRAGELYDELRSNLIRNIVHNYHETGFFWEKYDQKNRGKGKGARSYTGWSSLIVLIMSESYLSIADLSN